In Luteolibacter arcticus, the following proteins share a genomic window:
- a CDS encoding DUF7133 domain-containing protein has product MTRIARIRNGVIPIGSIVNPCTVIREIRAIRGSLLRCLPYFAAGTVSAATFTVERMPNPPGVDPQVGGVDVLPDGKVAVVFHRGEAMIFDPVTKTWSKFAEGLQEPLGVIAESPSSWLVMQRAELTRLKDTDGDGKADEYETVFDDFGLTGNYHEFAFGPARGPDGSLYIALNVASNGAGVREEIRGKWSELGDLDFKQMIHDGQWGKRAARAGRMYSRVPWRGWVLKLSPDGKTMTPYACGFRSPDGIGVDADGHVLVTDNQGDWRGTSPLHALKPGGFHGHPASLVWQEGWSQGDPRKLSLAKIDAMRVKESGRFAQGELANSPTQPVVFPATWGPYARQVLIGEMNQNRMVRFIADDVNGFRQGSLIPIFDDAGLGNGNHRLAFGKDGILWVGKTHLSWAGAEGLVKVTPSGLEDVFVVTGMKLEKTAEGHAFRISFNRPMPSVNSIRLNRFNYIYHEDYGSPKTDEATVEITKREMIGDGREWRLTAVPKLGALHRFDLAGLRSADGKALEGKSLYYQASELP; this is encoded by the coding sequence ATGACGCGGATCGCACGGATCCGGAATGGAGTGATCCCCATCGGCTCCATCGTCAATCCTTGCACTGTCATCCGTGAAATCCGCGCCATCCGCGGTTCTCTTCTACGATGCCTTCCGTACTTCGCCGCCGGCACGGTCTCCGCGGCGACGTTCACGGTCGAACGCATGCCGAATCCGCCGGGGGTGGACCCGCAGGTCGGCGGGGTGGATGTGTTGCCGGATGGCAAGGTCGCGGTCGTGTTTCACCGTGGCGAGGCGATGATCTTCGATCCTGTAACCAAGACGTGGAGCAAGTTCGCCGAGGGATTGCAGGAGCCGCTCGGGGTGATCGCCGAGTCGCCGTCATCGTGGCTGGTCATGCAGCGCGCGGAGCTGACCCGCCTCAAGGACACCGATGGCGATGGCAAGGCGGACGAGTATGAGACGGTCTTCGATGACTTCGGACTGACGGGGAATTACCACGAGTTCGCCTTCGGTCCGGCGAGGGGTCCAGACGGTTCGCTCTACATCGCTCTCAACGTGGCGTCGAATGGTGCCGGTGTGCGCGAGGAGATCCGCGGCAAGTGGTCGGAACTGGGCGATCTCGACTTCAAGCAGATGATCCACGACGGGCAGTGGGGCAAGCGCGCCGCCAGGGCCGGGCGCATGTACTCGCGCGTCCCGTGGCGCGGTTGGGTGCTCAAGCTTTCCCCGGATGGCAAGACGATGACGCCCTATGCCTGCGGCTTCCGCTCACCGGATGGCATCGGCGTGGATGCCGACGGCCACGTGCTGGTCACGGACAATCAAGGCGATTGGCGCGGCACCTCGCCGCTGCACGCGCTGAAGCCGGGTGGCTTCCATGGCCACCCGGCGTCGCTGGTCTGGCAGGAGGGCTGGAGCCAAGGTGATCCGCGCAAGCTGTCGCTGGCGAAGATCGATGCGATGCGCGTGAAGGAAAGCGGCCGCTTTGCCCAAGGCGAACTCGCGAACTCGCCGACCCAGCCGGTGGTATTCCCGGCGACCTGGGGGCCTTATGCCCGGCAGGTGTTGATCGGCGAAATGAACCAGAATCGCATGGTGCGTTTCATCGCCGACGACGTGAATGGCTTCCGCCAAGGCTCGCTGATCCCGATCTTCGACGACGCCGGTCTCGGCAATGGCAATCACCGGCTCGCCTTTGGGAAGGATGGCATCTTGTGGGTGGGCAAGACCCACCTTTCGTGGGCCGGTGCGGAGGGACTGGTGAAGGTGACCCCCTCGGGGCTCGAAGACGTTTTTGTCGTCACCGGCATGAAGTTGGAGAAGACCGCGGAGGGTCACGCCTTCCGGATTTCGTTCAACCGGCCGATGCCGTCGGTGAACTCGATCCGCCTCAACCGCTTCAACTACATCTACCACGAGGACTACGGCTCGCCCAAGACCGACGAGGCCACCGTGGAGATCACCAAGCGCGAGATGATCGGCGACGGCCGCGAATGGCGGCTCACGGCCGTTCCGAAGCTCGGGGCCCTCCATCGCTTCGATTTGGCAGGCTTGAGGTCCGCGGATGGCAAGGCCTTGGAAGGGAAATCGCTCTACTATCAGGCCAGCGAATTGCCGTAA
- a CDS encoding DUF3472 domain-containing protein, translating into MLLLAQIRPWLLLAGLAPLPLHAAEKAVTSWTVPLAGNAYVTSGEGGQRWDDPKMVRSIYFRVDRSAELKLALKATVPQGESKIRATVEGKTFNADLKGSADFALGTIKVKEAGYVRVDLQGVTKDGPVFAEAGELLVSSETRDLTVAFVKDNEGNRFYWGRRGPSVHLGYKLPEKTTIEWFYNEVTVPEGKDPIGSYFMANGFGEGYFGIQVNSPTERRVLFSVWSPFSTDKPSEIPEDQRIALLAKGDGVHGGEFGGEGSGGQSYLRFPWKAGTTYRFLNRAKPDGKGHTVYTAWFFAPEANKWQLVASFKRPKTDKHMTGMHSFLENFADRNGWQNREAHYGNQWARDTEGNWHALTEARFTGDDIASRGYRLDYAGGVTGKEFFMRNGGFFADTVKLKSSFTRPSSGKTEPKIDFEKLEAVTTGLN; encoded by the coding sequence ATGCTTTTGCTTGCCCAGATTCGTCCTTGGCTTCTCCTCGCTGGCCTCGCCCCCTTGCCGCTCCATGCGGCGGAGAAGGCGGTGACAAGTTGGACCGTCCCGCTCGCGGGGAACGCCTACGTCACCAGTGGCGAGGGCGGCCAACGTTGGGACGATCCCAAGATGGTCCGGTCGATCTACTTTCGCGTTGATCGCTCGGCCGAGCTCAAGCTCGCGCTGAAAGCCACCGTCCCGCAAGGCGAGTCGAAGATCCGCGCCACTGTGGAGGGCAAGACCTTCAACGCAGACCTCAAGGGCAGCGCGGACTTCGCGCTCGGAACGATCAAGGTGAAGGAGGCGGGCTACGTCCGCGTCGACTTGCAGGGCGTGACGAAGGATGGACCCGTCTTCGCCGAGGCCGGTGAACTGTTGGTCTCCTCGGAAACCCGCGATCTCACCGTCGCCTTTGTGAAGGACAACGAGGGCAACCGTTTCTACTGGGGTCGCCGCGGGCCATCGGTCCACCTGGGCTACAAGCTGCCGGAGAAGACGACCATCGAGTGGTTCTACAATGAAGTGACGGTGCCAGAGGGCAAGGATCCGATCGGCTCCTACTTCATGGCGAACGGATTCGGCGAAGGCTACTTCGGCATCCAAGTCAATAGCCCCACCGAGCGCCGCGTCCTCTTCTCTGTGTGGAGTCCTTTCTCCACGGACAAGCCCAGCGAAATACCCGAAGACCAGCGGATCGCATTGCTCGCCAAGGGTGATGGCGTGCATGGCGGGGAATTTGGAGGCGAAGGTTCCGGCGGGCAGAGCTACCTGCGCTTCCCGTGGAAGGCCGGTACGACGTATCGCTTCCTCAATCGCGCCAAGCCGGACGGCAAGGGCCACACCGTCTATACCGCCTGGTTCTTCGCTCCGGAGGCGAACAAGTGGCAACTCGTTGCCAGCTTCAAGCGGCCGAAGACCGACAAGCACATGACCGGAATGCACTCATTCCTCGAGAACTTCGCCGACCGCAACGGCTGGCAAAACCGCGAGGCGCACTATGGCAACCAGTGGGCTCGCGATACCGAAGGAAACTGGCACGCGCTCACGGAGGCCCGTTTCACCGGGGACGACATCGCAAGCCGTGGCTATCGCCTCGACTACGCAGGCGGCGTGACGGGCAAGGAATTCTTCATGCGCAACGGCGGCTTCTTCGCCGATACCGTGAAGCTCAAGAGCAGCTTCACCCGCCCATCGAGCGGGAAGACCGAACCGAAAATCGACTTCGAGAAGCTCGAAGCGGTCACCACCGGGCTGAACTAA
- a CDS encoding L,D-transpeptidase family protein: MKTLLSRLARWAILAVPLVLGQCMHVPELGALADQGSTSQRRIVVDLGEQKARLYHQGKLVAVSPISSGREGKSSPVGRFSVIEKDADHRSSLYGNYVRDGKVVKENIDVRKGGRPSGSKFEGVPMPYFLRFSGAYGLHAGRVPGYPASSGCIRLPKRHAKRFYDAVRLGTPVIVQR; encoded by the coding sequence ATGAAAACACTGCTGTCCCGTCTCGCCCGCTGGGCAATTCTTGCCGTCCCCTTGGTCCTCGGCCAATGCATGCACGTCCCTGAACTCGGTGCTCTCGCCGATCAGGGCAGCACCAGCCAGCGCCGTATCGTCGTGGACCTCGGCGAGCAAAAGGCCCGCCTTTATCACCAGGGCAAGCTCGTCGCCGTGTCGCCGATCTCTTCCGGTCGCGAGGGCAAAAGCTCGCCGGTGGGCCGCTTCTCGGTGATCGAAAAGGATGCCGATCATCGCTCGTCGCTCTACGGCAACTACGTCCGCGATGGCAAGGTGGTGAAGGAGAACATCGATGTCCGCAAAGGCGGCCGTCCATCCGGGTCGAAGTTCGAGGGCGTGCCGATGCCGTACTTCCTGCGCTTCAGCGGTGCCTACGGCTTGCATGCCGGCCGGGTGCCCGGCTACCCGGCATCGAGCGGCTGCATCCGTCTGCCCAAGCGCCATGCGAAGCGCTTTTACGATGCGGTTCGCCTCGGCACGCCGGTGATCGTCCAGCGCTGA
- a CDS encoding hydantoinase/carbamoylase family amidase produces the protein MDLDPQRTIAELKQLRELTGDENGAQRVAFTDTWAKARAWYRDLLKNLPVEIHTDEAGNVWATLRGVSDKALIIGGHIDSVPNGGWLDGCLNVLSGVEILRRIHDEHRGKPPFTIRVVDWADEEGARFGKSLFGSSACSGNLDMNEARGLRDKDGIALPEALAAHGIDFENVKASGKELVNAAAYIELHIEQGPVLLDRDLPLGAVLGTFGVERHAITFHGQAAHSGSTPMNRRRDAFLAAAKMSEAIYQISERSGEGVCTIGSCTTKPGIVTSVVEECRITLDQRHLDPTKLATMLLEAREASERFANEGSVSVTWERIWQIAPRPFDKELIDLCDDAIRETCGVCHRLPSGPLHDAAEVAAAGIPTVMMFVQSLHGISHNKIEDTKEEHLAQSVVAFDKLAEKVMGWIARH, from the coding sequence ATGGACCTCGATCCCCAGCGAACCATCGCCGAACTCAAGCAACTGCGCGAACTCACCGGCGACGAGAACGGCGCCCAGCGGGTTGCTTTCACCGATACCTGGGCTAAGGCCCGCGCCTGGTACCGCGACCTCTTGAAAAACCTGCCGGTGGAGATTCACACCGATGAGGCCGGGAATGTATGGGCTACACTGCGTGGCGTTTCTGACAAGGCTCTCATCATCGGCGGTCACATCGACTCGGTGCCGAATGGTGGCTGGCTCGATGGCTGTCTCAACGTGCTGTCCGGCGTGGAAATCCTGCGTCGCATCCATGACGAGCATCGTGGCAAGCCACCGTTCACCATCCGCGTCGTCGATTGGGCGGATGAGGAAGGCGCACGCTTTGGCAAGAGCTTGTTTGGCTCCTCGGCGTGCTCGGGAAATCTCGACATGAACGAGGCCCGCGGCCTGCGGGACAAGGATGGCATTGCTTTGCCCGAGGCACTCGCGGCCCATGGCATTGACTTCGAGAATGTGAAGGCCAGCGGCAAGGAACTCGTCAACGCAGCCGCCTACATCGAGCTGCATATCGAGCAAGGTCCTGTCTTGTTAGATCGCGACCTTCCGCTCGGTGCGGTGCTCGGAACCTTCGGCGTGGAGCGTCACGCGATCACCTTCCACGGCCAGGCCGCTCATTCCGGTAGCACGCCGATGAACCGCCGCCGCGACGCCTTCCTCGCCGCGGCGAAGATGAGCGAGGCGATCTATCAGATCTCCGAACGCAGCGGGGAAGGGGTGTGCACCATCGGCTCCTGCACCACCAAGCCGGGGATCGTCACCAGCGTGGTCGAGGAATGCCGCATCACCCTCGATCAGCGCCACCTTGATCCCACGAAGCTTGCGACCATGCTGTTAGAAGCGCGCGAGGCCAGCGAGCGATTCGCGAACGAGGGCAGCGTTTCCGTCACCTGGGAGCGCATCTGGCAGATTGCACCCCGGCCTTTTGACAAGGAGCTGATCGATCTCTGCGACGATGCCATCCGTGAAACCTGCGGCGTCTGTCACCGCCTTCCCTCCGGTCCGCTTCACGATGCCGCCGAGGTGGCCGCCGCAGGCATTCCTACGGTGATGATGTTCGTCCAGAGCCTCCACGGCATCAGCCACAACAAGATCGAGGACACCAAGGAAGAGCACCTCGCGCAGTCGGTGGTCGCCTTCGACAAGCTGGCGGAGAAGGTGATGGGGTGGATCGCACGTCACTAA
- a CDS encoding adenosine deaminase family protein has translation MHDLHIHLGGAVPSSVLWEILCDNGLRTGFNNFASFHESLTARPDEVASLDDFLGRYFEVTEEIQSSPSAANVSAYQVVAKAYRRAQVRALELRFNPFKRVRHGLHTMDAIILAVMQGLERASLHYGVATGIILSLGRDLSLEANWQIIEAAIKWRSRGALNGANGVVGIDMAGPESRSLELSKPWLSEITTMMEKAREAGLKITYHVGESEGTGAEGMMKVIEAIHPDRIGHGIELRRAEGRLRENLIARLQDEGICLELCPTVNRVTRVVPDFQWLGGFVRLLAANDVPFCINTDNPYLVHTNLKKEHEIVAAELGDDAGSLLNLATQHAVQHRFLCA, from the coding sequence ATGCACGACCTCCACATTCATCTCGGCGGGGCGGTCCCCTCGTCCGTCTTGTGGGAAATCCTCTGCGACAACGGGCTGCGGACCGGCTTCAATAACTTCGCCAGCTTCCACGAGTCACTCACGGCGCGGCCGGATGAAGTGGCGTCGCTCGATGACTTCCTCGGCCGCTACTTCGAGGTCACCGAGGAAATCCAGTCCTCCCCCTCCGCTGCCAACGTCTCCGCCTATCAGGTCGTCGCCAAGGCCTACCGGCGAGCGCAGGTCCGTGCGCTGGAGCTCCGCTTCAATCCCTTCAAGCGCGTCCGCCATGGCCTGCACACAATGGATGCCATCATCCTGGCCGTGATGCAGGGACTCGAGCGCGCGTCGCTCCACTACGGCGTGGCCACCGGCATCATTCTGTCGCTGGGACGTGACCTGTCGCTGGAAGCAAACTGGCAGATCATCGAGGCCGCCATCAAGTGGCGCAGCCGCGGTGCACTCAATGGCGCGAACGGCGTGGTCGGGATCGACATGGCCGGCCCCGAATCGCGCTCGCTCGAACTCAGCAAGCCTTGGCTCAGCGAGATCACCACGATGATGGAGAAGGCCCGCGAGGCCGGCCTGAAAATCACCTACCACGTCGGCGAAAGCGAAGGCACCGGCGCGGAAGGCATGATGAAGGTGATCGAGGCCATCCACCCCGACCGCATCGGCCACGGCATCGAGCTGCGCCGCGCCGAGGGACGGCTACGGGAAAACCTGATCGCCCGCCTGCAGGATGAAGGCATCTGTCTGGAGCTATGCCCCACCGTCAACCGCGTGACCCGCGTGGTGCCGGATTTTCAATGGCTCGGCGGCTTCGTGCGGCTGCTCGCCGCGAATGACGTGCCCTTCTGCATCAATACGGACAACCCCTACCTCGTGCACACGAACCTCAAGAAGGAGCATGAAATCGTGGCGGCCGAGCTGGGCGATGACGCCGGATCATTGCTGAACCTGGCGACACAGCACGCCGTGCAGCACCGTTTCCTGTGCGCGTGA
- a CDS encoding type II toxin-antitoxin system VapC family toxin gives MSYLVDTNVFGEQAKPRPDAKVIEWLRAHESELYVSTITIGEIRRGIERLPHGSRRAQLHLWLQALCDCMQGRILNFNVSTAHVWGQLKASWEKSRIAVSSLDSQIAATASRHSLTVVTRNTADFERTGIRTLNPFL, from the coding sequence GCGAGCAGGCGAAACCCAGGCCGGACGCCAAGGTCATCGAGTGGCTGCGGGCTCATGAAAGCGAGCTGTATGTCAGCACCATCACCATCGGCGAGATCCGGCGCGGAATTGAACGTCTGCCGCATGGCAGCAGAAGGGCGCAACTCCACCTCTGGCTTCAAGCCCTGTGCGATTGCATGCAGGGGCGGATTCTGAATTTCAACGTGAGCACTGCCCACGTTTGGGGCCAGCTCAAGGCGAGTTGGGAGAAATCGCGTATTGCGGTATCCTCGCTCGACAGCCAGATCGCTGCAACGGCCAGCCGCCATTCGCTCACGGTGGTTACGAGGAATACTGCCGACTTCGAACGAACCGGTATCCGGACTCTCAATCCTTTTCTTTGA